A genomic window from Litoreibacter janthinus includes:
- the rpoZ gene encoding DNA-directed RNA polymerase subunit omega: MARVTVEDCVDKVPNRFELVMLASHRAREIAAGGQITVDRDNDKNPVVSLREIADETQTADELRERMIESNQTQIEVDEPEEDAMALLMGVEQDKPADDDMSEEKLLRALMEAQGPK, encoded by the coding sequence ATGGCCCGCGTGACGGTTGAAGATTGCGTAGACAAGGTTCCTAACCGCTTTGAGTTGGTTATGCTGGCGTCCCATCGCGCCCGCGAAATTGCGGCGGGTGGCCAGATCACCGTTGACCGCGACAACGACAAAAACCCTGTCGTTTCCTTGCGTGAAATCGCAGATGAAACACAGACCGCTGACGAGCTGCGTGAGCGCATGATCGAAAGCAATCAAACGCAGATCGAAGTCGATGAGCCAGAAGAAGACGCGATGGCGCTTTTGATGGGTGTCGAGCAGGACAAACCTGCTGACGACGATATGTCCGAAGAAAAGTTGCTGCGGGCCCTGATGGAAGCGCAAGGGCCTAAGTAA
- the folK gene encoding 2-amino-4-hydroxy-6-hydroxymethyldihydropteridine diphosphokinase, whose protein sequence is MPQPTGGHKGLIIAHVALGSNATSSSGSPEFTLRDVKKAISGDSVNVLAESRFFSSPAFPIGSGPDYVNAAITLETSLKAEELLAHLHRVEAEFGRVREKRWAARTLDLDLLDYGTDIVPDRATVEQWMNLPLERQMTQAPERLILPHPRIQDRAFVLIPLADIAPDWIHPLSGETLTELLSALSDEEKRSICALES, encoded by the coding sequence ATGCCGCAACCCACGGGGGGTCACAAAGGGCTGATAATAGCCCATGTTGCGCTGGGTAGTAACGCGACGTCAAGCTCTGGATCGCCTGAATTTACTCTGCGAGACGTCAAGAAGGCCATTTCTGGCGACTCAGTTAACGTGCTGGCGGAAAGCCGCTTTTTCAGCAGTCCTGCCTTTCCGATCGGAAGTGGGCCCGACTATGTGAACGCTGCGATCACGCTCGAAACGAGCCTGAAAGCTGAAGAGTTGCTGGCGCATTTGCACCGTGTCGAGGCAGAGTTCGGACGTGTGCGCGAGAAGCGATGGGCAGCGCGGACACTGGACTTGGACCTGCTAGATTACGGCACTGACATAGTTCCGGATCGAGCGACAGTTGAGCAGTGGATGAACTTGCCTCTTGAGCGTCAGATGACACAGGCGCCGGAGCGACTGATTTTGCCGCACCCGCGGATCCAAGATCGAGCATTTGTATTGATTCCTTTGGCTGACATTGCACCGGACTGGATCCACCCGTTGTCGGGTGAAACCCTTACAGAACTGCTATCTGCGCTGTCAGACGAAGAAAAACGTTCGATTTGCGCCCTAGAGTCATAG
- a CDS encoding NYN domain-containing protein: protein MFYKDERLALFIDGSNLYAAAKSLGFDIDYKLLRHEFMRRGKMLRAFYYTALLENDDYSPIRPLVDWLHYNGFTMVTKPAKEYTDREGRRKVKGNMDIELTVDAMELAPHVDHIVIFSGDGDFRPLVEAVQRKGVRVSVVSTIRSNPPMISDELRRQADNFIELDELREVIGRPPREGDMSFTRDREREVTE, encoded by the coding sequence ATGTTTTACAAAGACGAACGGCTGGCACTGTTTATAGACGGGTCGAATCTATATGCCGCAGCCAAGTCTTTGGGGTTTGACATTGACTACAAACTCCTGAGACACGAGTTCATGCGTCGCGGCAAAATGCTGCGCGCGTTTTACTACACAGCCCTGCTTGAGAATGACGATTATTCACCTATTCGTCCGCTTGTCGACTGGCTCCACTATAACGGCTTCACCATGGTCACCAAGCCGGCCAAGGAATACACCGACCGCGAAGGGCGGCGTAAAGTCAAAGGCAACATGGATATCGAGCTTACGGTCGATGCCATGGAACTGGCCCCGCATGTGGATCACATCGTGATCTTTTCCGGCGACGGCGATTTCCGTCCTTTGGTTGAGGCAGTCCAGCGAAAGGGTGTGCGTGTTTCAGTCGTCTCGACGATCCGCTCCAACCCGCCAATGATCTCGGACGAACTGCGCCGTCAGGCCGACAACTTCATCGAGCTTGATGAGCTTCGCGAAGTCATTGGCCGCCCCCCTCGTGAGGGCGATATGTCCTTCACACGGGATCGCGAACGCGAAGTCACGGAATAA
- a CDS encoding calcium-binding protein — MISAILLSAIMGSFAAGLTFQAGSDDDDELFGTDGDDGIEGGAGGDFIAGGAGNDVLTGGAGNDYMTGGAGNDTLIGGNGQDTLIGNRGNDDLDGGEGDDVLEGGSGNDVLRGGGGQNLLDGGRGDDVIYDGENAGDIFVGLEGNDTLINTNSEAALFKDGPGNFFVIAQDNLTTIEGFNSLIFDDAGGDAIVIDHNPADGPEPEATIRYIEPNRYDVLVEGKVIAKVKTFYAFSEDDIVFRNIDEGGLSDVFLRTGEVPDFPDAPRGPTASDGTGVTRIGGSGGDSFGGMANNDTLIGNRGPIICLAETGMTS, encoded by the coding sequence ATGATTTCTGCGATTTTACTCTCGGCCATTATGGGCAGCTTTGCGGCTGGACTGACGTTTCAGGCGGGTTCTGATGACGACGATGAGCTCTTCGGTACCGATGGCGACGACGGCATCGAGGGTGGTGCGGGAGGCGATTTTATTGCCGGGGGTGCGGGCAATGATGTGCTGACGGGCGGCGCGGGCAATGACTACATGACCGGTGGCGCGGGCAATGACACGTTGATAGGTGGCAACGGCCAAGACACGCTGATCGGCAACCGTGGGAATGACGATCTGGACGGCGGCGAGGGCGACGACGTGCTGGAGGGCGGTTCGGGCAACGACGTGCTGCGTGGCGGTGGTGGGCAGAATCTGCTGGACGGCGGGCGCGGGGATGACGTGATTTACGACGGTGAGAATGCTGGCGATATTTTTGTCGGACTTGAAGGTAACGATACGCTGATCAACACGAACTCCGAAGCTGCGCTATTCAAGGACGGCCCCGGCAACTTCTTTGTTATCGCGCAAGACAATTTGACGACGATAGAGGGTTTCAATTCGCTGATCTTCGACGACGCTGGCGGGGATGCCATTGTGATCGACCACAATCCCGCAGACGGGCCTGAGCCCGAAGCGACTATCCGTTATATCGAACCAAACAGGTATGACGTGCTTGTCGAAGGGAAAGTAATCGCAAAAGTGAAAACTTTTTATGCGTTTTCCGAGGACGATATCGTCTTCCGCAATATCGACGAAGGCGGGCTGAGCGATGTGTTTTTGCGTACCGGTGAGGTTCCGGATTTCCCGGACGCGCCACGGGGTCCGACGGCAAGTGATGGCACTGGCGTCACGCGGATTGGCGGCAGCGGCGGGGACTCGTTTGGCGGGATGGCGAATAACGACACGCTGATTGGCAACCGCGGACCGATAATCTGTCTGGCGGAGACGGGGATGACTTCATAG
- a CDS encoding GNAT family N-acetyltransferase codes for MSVTIRTVMPDDRTAWGQLYAGYAAFYSVDQTEEMRDKVWSWLMDPAHEVHGFVAEAHGALLGLTHYRPFSRPLAAGTGGFLDDLYVLPEARGSKAGEALIRAVQREGRERGWGVVRWITADDNYRARGLYDQMATRTEWITYDLTPT; via the coding sequence ATGTCAGTGACAATCAGGACCGTGATGCCGGACGACAGGACCGCGTGGGGGCAGCTTTATGCGGGGTATGCGGCCTTCTACAGTGTCGACCAAACCGAGGAGATGCGAGACAAAGTCTGGAGTTGGCTGATGGACCCTGCCCATGAGGTGCACGGGTTTGTGGCCGAAGCTCACGGCGCATTGCTTGGCTTGACGCATTACAGACCGTTCTCTCGGCCTTTGGCAGCCGGGACGGGCGGGTTTCTGGATGACTTGTATGTGCTGCCTGAGGCGCGTGGTTCTAAGGCGGGTGAGGCATTGATCCGCGCCGTCCAGCGCGAAGGGCGCGAACGTGGCTGGGGTGTCGTGCGCTGGATCACGGCGGACGACAACTACCGAGCCCGCGGGCTGTACGACCAAATGGCGACGCGCACGGAATGGATAACCTACGACCTGACGCCGACGTGA
- a CDS encoding c-type cytochrome: MRRQIFLTSALLFAGSISSAQTQRAEAYKNPMIVAEGELIYDGACASCHGANLEGQPDWRQPGPDGKLPAPPHDITGHTWHHPIEQLFAVTKYGTEALVGGNYKSDMRGFEDELTDAQIKAVLAYIKSTWPEEVQTRHSAMSQ, from the coding sequence ATGAGACGACAGATTTTCTTGACCAGTGCGTTGCTTTTCGCTGGCAGCATCAGTAGCGCACAGACGCAGCGTGCCGAAGCGTACAAGAACCCAATGATCGTGGCCGAGGGCGAGCTGATTTATGACGGCGCTTGCGCGTCGTGCCATGGAGCCAATCTGGAGGGCCAACCTGATTGGCGGCAGCCGGGACCTGACGGGAAATTGCCAGCCCCGCCGCATGACATAACCGGCCACACGTGGCACCACCCAATCGAGCAGCTATTTGCAGTGACCAAGTACGGCACAGAAGCACTGGTCGGTGGGAACTATAAAAGCGACATGCGTGGTTTTGAAGACGAACTGACGGACGCGCAGATCAAGGCAGTTCTGGCGTATATCAAAAGCACATGGCCCGAAGAGGTTCAGACCCGCCACAGCGCCATGAGCCAGTAA
- the ispH gene encoding 4-hydroxy-3-methylbut-2-enyl diphosphate reductase, whose protein sequence is MTKPPLTLYLAAPRGFCAGVDRAIKIVEMALEKWGAPVYVRHEIVHNKYVVDALRDQGAVFVEELEECPDDRPVIFSAHGVPKAVPAAAAKREMIYVDATCPLVSKVHIEAERHYANGLQMVMIGHAGHPETVGTMGQLPDGEVILVETAEDVATITPRDPNKLAFITQTTLSVDDTADVVAALQTRFPAIIGPHKEDICYATTNRQEAVKAMATMTNAMLVIGAPNSSNSRRLVEVGAKAGCTYAQLVQRAADIDWRALDGIDSIGITAGASAPEVLINEVIDAFKDRYSVTEEIVETAVENVEFKVPRVLREPA, encoded by the coding sequence ATGACCAAGCCCCCCCTCACACTCTACCTCGCGGCACCACGCGGTTTTTGCGCAGGCGTCGACCGCGCAATCAAGATCGTTGAGATGGCATTGGAAAAATGGGGAGCGCCCGTCTACGTCCGCCACGAGATCGTGCACAACAAATACGTCGTCGACGCATTGCGCGATCAAGGCGCTGTATTTGTCGAAGAATTGGAAGAGTGCCCGGACGACCGCCCCGTAATTTTCTCTGCGCACGGCGTCCCGAAAGCCGTACCAGCCGCCGCTGCGAAGCGCGAAATGATCTATGTCGACGCCACCTGCCCCTTGGTGTCCAAGGTCCATATCGAGGCGGAACGACATTACGCCAACGGGTTGCAGATGGTGATGATTGGACACGCCGGCCACCCAGAAACGGTCGGCACAATGGGTCAGCTTCCTGATGGGGAGGTGATTTTGGTCGAGACCGCCGAAGACGTCGCGACGATCACGCCCCGCGATCCAAACAAGCTGGCTTTCATCACCCAAACGACACTGTCCGTCGATGACACCGCAGATGTCGTCGCAGCGCTCCAAACCCGCTTCCCGGCCATTATCGGGCCACACAAGGAAGACATCTGTTATGCCACCACCAACCGCCAAGAGGCGGTGAAGGCGATGGCCACCATGACCAACGCCATGCTTGTGATCGGCGCGCCGAACTCCTCCAACTCCAGACGGCTGGTGGAGGTCGGGGCCAAAGCGGGCTGCACCTACGCACAACTGGTGCAACGCGCCGCCGACATCGACTGGCGCGCGCTGGACGGCATCGACAGCATCGGCATCACAGCAGGTGCCTCCGCGCCGGAAGTGCTGATCAACGAGGTCATCGACGCTTTCAAAGACCGGTACTCGGTGACTGAGGAAATCGTCGAGACCGCCGTCGAGAACGTCGAATTCAAGGTCCCTCGCGTGCTGCGTGAGCCTGCCTAG